The DNA segment ggttagcatgctatcatcttggttagcaagagaatagaagaatgtgtaagggacgccaaccagtagggttagcatgctatcatcttgttagcaagagaatagaagaatgtgtaagggacgccaaccagtagggttagcatgctatcatcttggttagcaagagaataaaagaatgtgtaagggacgccaaccagtagggttagcatgctatcatcttgttagcaagagaatagaagaatgtgtgccaaccagtagggttagcatgctatcatcttggttagcaagagaatagaagaatgtgtgccaaccagtagggttagcatgctatcatcttggttagcaagagaatagaagaatgtgtaagggacgccaaccagtagggttagcatgctatcatcttggttagcaagcgaatagaagaatgtgtaagggacgccaaccagtagggttagcatgctatcatcttgttagcaagagaatagaagaatgtgtgccaaccagtagggttagcatgctatcatcttggttagcaagagaatagaagaatgtgtgccaaccagtagggttagcatgctatcatcttggttagcaaGAGAATAGaatttaaaatagaaataaaatttattttaaatgtgaaaTAGCTCTGGGAAAGCGAGAGAAGCCAacagcatcctgtctgctcatccaatcaccagtcagaactcagcccggatgcattcatggtctcacacaaagttggatttttttaaactcattacaaagactgCTTTGCAAAAGGAGcgacaacaaagaggctgaagggccacatgtggctctggagccaccggttgctgacccctgcattagacgcTCAGTTGTTTAAACAAGCTCACAGAAGATCAAAAGAAGACGTTTAACTAAAACcagcaaaacattttttttcaaacaaaaaaatgaagacaaaaatgtCGCCAAAAGACTAAATTATAAAGACTAAAGTACAATCCTGACTTCATCAAATTCGGCTTTGTAAATGTAGGAAGAGACACATCtggttttagcttgttagcttgttaaactgtgagtggatttgatttattattgaaaacaaattaattagatcaattaaatctatacagtgttaatatttaatgaaaaaaaaatcgggcCTCAATGTCAAAAAGTTTAAGAACCCCTGgtctaatcattcattttctaccgcttttcctcacgagggtcgcaggggtgctggagcctatcccagctgtcttcggggtaaagcggcggggtccaccctggactggtggccagccaatcacagggcacatatagacaaacaaccattcacactcacattcatacctatggacaatttggagtggctaattaacctagcatgttttttttggaatgtgggaggaaaccggagtacccggagaaaacccacgcatgcacggggagaacatgcaaactccacacagaggcggccgagggtgggattgaaacttggtctcctagctgtgaggtctgtgcgctaaccactcgaccaccgtgcagcccctgttctaatcaatgtaatgtaaattcTCTTGTGAATATTATAGACAAATAgagtctttttgtttttgtttttagcttTGAAGACAATTTCGAGTGATCAATGAATctattgtttgtgtgtttggggTCTTCAATGAACCTCTCCTGTGTGATTAGAGACACCCAAGTAAACTTACtcaaatgtttttgtaaacatCGGTGAGTAAGTCCTGGATCTTAAACTGAAATAACAGTCTTTCAGAAATATAATGTACGTTTTGGTTAACACTGAAGACCATTTGAGTCCTTAATCAACCTAAAACAGGAGGTgggtgttttttgtaaaaatccaCGTGTTTGACCCCCCATGTAGTTTGTTGAGGTTGCCGAACCAACTCCCACCTGCTTCAGCACAAGCTTCAATAGCCTGGCTGTACTGGTCCAAGGCTTCCCCAAACTGGCCGTGCTTGAAGAGGTGGTTGCCCTCGTTCTTGATCCGTGCCAGGTGGGGGGGTAGAGACCCAGCAGGGGCGTCCAGATAAGCGGTGTCCGCTGCGGGGCAGCCCGGTTCCTCTGCCCCCCGGGCGGGGAACCTCCCGGTCCCATTGGCCGCTCCCTTGCCCGTAGCCCCCGGCTCCTTCCCTGCCGTGCGTCCGCTCCCAGTCTGCGCCGCAGTCCGATCCGGTCTGGATCCCCCTCCCCCACCGCTGGGGGGTTTCTCCTGAGCGTTCCCCATGGCTGCACTGGCTCCGCAGTGTGTCCCGGCACTTCCGCCCTACCGGCCGCCCTCTCCTGCTCTCAAAGCCGCAGCAGCTCCATCTGGATGGGGGTTTCTCTGAGGACACGCCCCCAGGATGGTACGTCATTGTGTGGGGGAGGGGCAGCAGCTATGCAGTGCTGCATGCAGCTCAGCCAAAGCCTTCAGATTAAGAGCACAGATCAGATTCCTTATTCTTCTGGTCATGCATAATCTTATGTATAAAATTCTACACCAttcttttatatattaattattattttttgttatcgATTCAAGCTATTATAACATCAAATGGTTCAGCTTATTCGGGAataatagtcattcattcattcattcattttctaccgctttttcctcacgagggtcgcggggggtgctggagcctatcccagctgtcttcgggcgagaggcggggtacaccctggactggtcgccagccaatcccagggcacatatagacaaacaaccattcacactcgcattcatacctatggacaatttggagtggccaattaacctagcatgtttttggaatgtgggaggaaaccggagtacccggagaaaacccacgcatgcacggggagaacatgcaaactcggaaTAATAGTCATAGAAATCAAAATCCACAACTAAATCACAACATTTAGCATCCCTGATACGTttagctatcatgctaacaagcatgctagcagttagcattactagcatcctgacattagcatggtagcatttttgcCATCTCTAAGTATTAACAAATGCAGGCAGCTTagtgctaccatgctaggtgttacacgctaacattagctttagctgttttcatacaTAGAAACTTACATAAAACACTTAGTcgctagcatgccaacatggGCATTTTTATTAGTTTGAACATACACAGACAGATAtttgatgctaatgttagtgcattaacatgagcatagtagcatttgagCCATTTAGTAGAAATTCATGAATAattagtgctatcatgctaggtattCATTATCATGCTACTGTTATCATGCTAGAAGTTAGCATAACTAGCatcctaacattagcatggtagcatttttgcCATCTCTTTGCTAGTATTAACAAACGCAGGCAGCTTAGTGCTACCATGTGTTACACGCTAACATTAATTAgctttagctgttttcatacaTAGAAACTTATATATAACACTTAGTcgctagcatgccaacatggccattttttttacattttcattagtTTGAACATACACAGACAGATAtttgatgctaatgttagcgtgtTAACatgagcatagtagcatttgagCCATTTAGTAGAAATTCATGAAAAattagtgctatcatgctaggtattCATTATCATGCtactattagcatgctagcagttaACATTACTAGCATCCTgacattagcatggtagcatttttgcCATCACTTTGCTAATATTAACAAATGCAGGCTGCTTagtgctaccatgctaggtgttacaTGCTAAAATttgttttagctgttttcatgcataaaaacacttagtcgctagcatgccaacatgggcattttttttacatttgcattagtttgaacagacagagacagatatttgatgctaatgttagtgtGTTATCatgagcatagtagcatttcaGCCATTTAGTAGAAACTCATAAAAAattagtgctatcatgctaggtattCATTAtcatgctactgttagcatgctagcagttagcattactagcagtctgacattagcatggtagcatttttgcCATCTCTTTGCTAGTATTAACAAATGCAGGCAGCTTAGTGCTACCATGGTAGGTGTTACATGCTAAAATtagttttagctgttttcatacaTAAAAACTTATATAAAACACTTAGTATTCATACAGTTTACATTTCAACGCTCTTCtgcttacttttatttattctgCATTTCGACATTTGTGCCTTTCCACCTCAAttcgttttttttcttcagctctTAAGCATTCATACACAATGTCTTCTGATATTGCCATCATCTACTTGATTTTGGCCgtatattttaatgtaacaaacatattaatataattcatGTGCATTTTTACCTAATTTAATATATACCACTCCACCTAATGGAAGTATACCAATCAAAAAtcatggaattaaaaaaaacacgtttatggtgcacaacaaaaaaataggcAATGAGATCTTCCAACATTCCCCCAAGAGGATGGAAAAATTGTCCATTTTCAAATGGGGGTGTGTAAGTTTacactcaaaacacacaaaaaaaggtaaGTGAAAATCATcttttaataaaacaacacacTGGGTCAACTACAAACAGCACAAACTCAAAAACAATCATCGGGCATCAAAAACAACCACTGGACATGAAGGGTCAAGGAAAGAAGCTCATGTTATACATAAAAGCATACAAATTCCTGTGAAGGCATGTATTCTTTTTTCTTGTCAACTTCAATTGCTATTgcttatttttatacttaaagAAAGACTTAATTGAAAATGACTCTCATTGTCCCTTACCTTTCTGAAAACGTGCCCCCCCCTCGCTCCTTCCAAAAAAATAGCTGAATAGCCTTACCAGTGCAATAATGTGAAAGGATACATCTATTTGTTCTCTTCTTGTACATGATCCTGTAGCCGCACTCCCTGCACCGGATTGGATCACGGGCTTTTATTTCGTTTTCCTTGTGGCACTCTGCAGGTCAATATGACAAAAAAGCATGGATAAtacggtaaaaaaaatgaaaaaaaagaaacatgaatAATTAAGAATTGTTGCATCACCTCCACATATGTAGAACATGGGCTGCTGCTTGGGCGGCTGTACTTCTCTCGGTGGGTCCATTTTGTGTACTAAAAAGACACAATTAGAATGATATGTAGCATCACAACATAGCATGACGTGGGCTATAATAACGGCTAAAGCATGGCGCAATGAATGTGGGGGGCCGCAGCTGTAGAGGTATAATACATAACGAATAACCAAATGTAACGCGTATATAGTACAAATGTTTAAAGTAACCAAATAATCTCACCGTGTTCACAAACCAAGTTCGCTGTTTTGCTCTACTCTCGTCAGAAACACGCTACTTCCTGAATTGCACATGCGTAGTGAGTAATTGCACGCACCTCGAAGTAAAATGATGTATGATTGGTCCGAATGAGATGCCTTTATACTCCGAGTCGGCAGGGGACGCGctggtataaaaataaaaaaaaaatccacaaacgtCTATCACCTGACGAAGACACTGCTAGTCCTCTCGCTCGCCTCTACTTTTTTTGACAACAACGACGACAATGTTCACACGGTGATCATAGCAGATAAAGCAACTAAACATCATTCCATTGCGGgtgtttttgtataatttgACATTCTTAAACCATGGATCCATCCGCCCCGAAAAGGTTTGACTGctgttgtttgtatatatgtttaAAAACCCCAACACAGGCGGTAGCTGCCAAGCTAACCGGTGATGATGCTAACCCCAGTTAGCTTCGCCGGTCTTCTCCCAACACTTTCCGGTTATGTAGTTAAATAATTAAACCATATAaggatttattattgttatatgcaGTGAGCAACTTTCATTTAGCTGTATGCTACATGTATGCGACTAACTGGAAACAACACTTTAGTTTTGCTGATCAGTGATGAGACCTGATTACACGCTGTTGTTTTCATTACATTTGTCTTATTCCAACAGCAAGCTGAAAAAACTCAGTGAAGACAGTTTGACCAAACAACCAGAGGAAGTGTTTGACGTTCTGGAAAAACTGGGTGAAGGGTGAgcgttatttagttatttagtatttagaCTCTGCATAAAATGTGACACTTTTCATTGACGTGTGCTGTGTGTTTAGCTCTTATGGCAGCGTGTTCAAAGCCATCCACAAGGAGTCAGGACAGGTTGTGGCCATCAAGCAGGTTCCTGTGGAGTCGGATCTACAAGAGATCATCAAGGAGATTTCCATCATGCAGCAGTGTGACAGGTcaggaaaaaaacatccatgtcAGTTTACTTTAGATTAAACTATTGTATGGATTTGCTTTTCCCCACAGCCCTTATGTAGTGAAGTACTACGGCAGCTACTTCAAAAACACAGACCTGTGGATCGTCATGGAGTACTGCGGGGCAGGCTCCGTCTCGGACATCATCAGGCTGCGTAACAAAACGGTGGGTGCTCCTAGCCAACACCATGGATTttgaaacagtttttttttcccataggaatgaatggaaatagaaataatctttCACAGGGCCAAACTCTTGCTATTCATAACatacatgtgtaaaaataatttaccCCCCTCCAGCTGACAGAGGATGAGATCGCCACCATTCTAAAATCAACCCTGAAGGGTCTGGAATACCTTCACTTCATGAGGAAGATCCACCGGGACATTAAGGCGGGAAACATTCTCCTCAACACGGAGGGACACGCCAAGCTGgctgactttggagtggccggGCAGCTGACGGTAAGATCCGAGCTCAAGGATGGTGATATTCCATTGGAGCGGGGCCCAAATGATAACAGTTTTACCTCCGCAGGACACCATGGCAAAGAGGAACACCGTGATTGGAACCCCTTTCTGGATGGCCCCGGAGGTGATCCAGGAGATCGGCTACAACTGTGTGGCCGACATCTGGTCCCTTGGCATCACGTCCATCGAGATGGCAGAGGGCAAGCCTCCTTATGCAGACATCCATCCCATGAGAGcaagtattcttttttttttttaagtactatACGAAGATGTGATGTGTCATGTTTACTTTTCTTCCCCATCAGGCCATCTTCATGATCCCCACCAACCCTCCACCGACATTCCGAAAACCAGAGCTGTGGTCGGACGACTTCACGGACTTTGTCAAGAAGTGTTTGGTGAAGAATCCTGAACAGAGAGTGACGGCCACGCAGCTCTTACAGGTGATAAAACCAGGCTCCTTTTGAAGACAGACACAGGAAGACCTTTGCTTGACGCTTGATATTCTTGCGGATCCCCAGCATCCATTCATTAGCCAGGCCAAGCCAGTCACCATCCTGAGGGACCTGATCACTGAGGCCATGGAGATGAAGGCCAAGAggcagcaggagcagcagcGAGAGctcgaggaggaggatgacaaCTCTGTATGTacacccttttttttgttttaatactaAAATGGCTAAATCCTTCTTCTTTTTGTGTCTTCCAGGAGGAGGAGACTGAGGTGGACTCTCACACGATGGTGAAGTCTGGCTCAGAGGGCGCGGGCACCATGCGAGCCACCAGCACCATGAGCGACGGGGCGCAGACGATGATCGAACATGGCAACACCATGCTGGAGTCGGACCTGGGCACCATGGTCATCAACagcgacgaggaggaggaagaggaggaccagAGATCCATGAGGAGTGAGCTCACACACCCAACACATGACGGATCTCTCACTACAGTGTACTGGACAAAATCTAGACTGTTTAAAAGCAAACACGCCATTTTGTGTGTCCAGCTTTAATGCCGATTGgctgtgtttgtccacagcTAGCTCCAAGAAGCACTGTTGTGTACTTTTATACAACTAACTCCAAGACCACTCGCAGGTGGTCCACCCGCGAGTAACTGATACACCCCTAAAAATGTCTTACACTCACAATTTAACAACAGCATCATGCTAGGCTAGCCTGTTTGCCAAAGTAAAACAAAAGGATGGAATGAACAAAATGGCTGAGCAGGTTAAAGTCCAGTTTTCTTGGTTCCGCAGGGCACGCCACCCCGCAGCAGCCCTTACGTCCATCCTTCATGGACTACTTTGACAAGCAGGACTCCAACAAGGCGgcccagcagcagcatcagcaccagcacCAGCAGGAGAACTACAACCACAACCAGCCTCAGGAGCAGCCCGGGTACCACATCCAGTCCAAGAACATCTTCCCCGACAACTGGAAGGTGCCGCAGGACGGCGACTTTGACTTTGTGAGTTCATTCAGcgcttaaaggaaaactgctatttgcaatccttatgtgagacatgggCTCTTTCCCAGAGATAAAAACGTCTATTTAATGCACAtagtgggacacacctattccacttACACACCTCCAACAAAGTTTAGTGGTTTTACACCCATGCTGTGAACTTTGATGACAGCACGTAATGCCTAGAGGATTTTGGTCTGCTATTTACTGGTTTTCTCTCTGGTTTGCAGTTGAAGAATCTGGACTTTGAGGAGCTGCAGATGCGCCTGAGCGCCCTGGATCCCATGATGGAGCGGGAGATTGAGGAGCTGCGGCAGCGCTACACAGCCAAGAGGCAGCCCATCCTGGATGCCATGGACGCCAAAAAGCGGCGGCAACAGAACTTCTGAGGGCCTCCTTCGTCTTTCAATGCATCTCTGCAGCCTTCTTTCTCCAGGCTTGAGTTTTTCCCGTCTGAAGTCGGCCGAGGGAAGAACTTTAGCCGGGTGACTCACTCCTATTCTCACCTTGGTTGCTTCCATTGTCATCTGGATGTTGCTCCTCTGTTCTTCATCAGCTGGCATTGAGTGTAAATATGACGCATAAGTCGCTGCTCCAAGAGCAGCAAGTTCAGCCATGACCAAAGACAATCAAAAATTGTGATGATGCCTTAAATCATTGGAGTCACCACATGGAGCTGGAATGAGCATGTGGACCACGCATTCAGGACGTTTAATGTCAGATTGACCTTTTTAAGATTGCACACGAAGGTCTTTGACCAGACCTCATCGATCCACGTGCCTCATAACACCATTCCCTCGTTTTTAAGCCCCTGCGCCTTTGCCCCCCCAACACCAATCAcacaaaataatcacatttaacTCTCAATTAATACCAaagtttcaatgaaaaaaacaaacacagaatgtctaacagtaactgttacgttGCTCCACAGCTCGTTCATTTTTTGTGGTGTGAAAGTGCACTGGAATGTCCCGAAGGAGGCAAACTGCTGGGACTTGAACGCCACATGCGGTCgacatttggctttttttttttttctttaatcaaCCGACTGTTACATGTGAATATTGTTGAACACGCGGTGCGGATCAGCACACGCTGCAGACCAAGTGGCTTTGACGAGACCTGTTCCACTATTTAATAATATCCTTGTGTACACATTTCACTGGCGTCATGGCTTACTCACCTCTTTGTGTTTTAACGGTTTTCCGGACCACATCTCATTGTTGAACTTAATAAGGACACAGCGGCGGCATCCAAGCATTCAcacttatttattgtttaaaacatttcattgacaATGGTTTACGAGATAGACGTTGATTCATATTTGTAACCTTTGTTAACTACATGCcgcttcatttttgctgtttttttttttagtctttgcatgtgtttggaaGGACGTTTTATTACCTGCACAGACGTTTATTAATTAACTGTACAGTACAAGACATAAGTTagcattattataatattcatgatattgtattttcatttcacCACTAAATGATACGAGGAAGTGTGGAATTTAAGCATCTTGTGTTGAAACCGGTTAATTTATTACCTTATTTTGTATAAAGTGCATGAAAGAATAAAAGTTACTTTTAGTTAACCTCAACCACAGTGAATTGTTTACTTGTGTATTGTGTTATACACCATGAAAGACACTTTGAGACTCTTAACACTTGAAACGTGTGCATTCTGCTATTTTTACGACTTTGATTCTTATATGAGTCAGTTTTAAGACCTAATTGTGTGAAAATATATTGCAAAGTGTGGGAGATTTGCCTAAATGTCTACACTCTTCAACCTCAGGACCATTTTCGTCCCATTGACTGCCTATAAACGCATTTTTGAAActgaaaatgtatattatatataagcaTTCTACACGTTGTGGTTATTGTCTAGTGCATAGACACTACAATATTAGTCAATGttaagaaattgaatattttcgtagttagagcatagatagtgttttactttttaaacgGAGATGGTGGTATTAGTGGAGTCCTGGATACATGaaataatactatttttttacatcacattgctcaGGCTACGGAATCCCTGCAGGGACAAAACAGGACAGGTAGAAAACTGGCgaactaactagttagcctgtACAATTTAGTCATTCTAACCTTTAAGTCTTTCAAACAGCGTAGGGAAGGAGGACAAAggagacaaaaacttaccacttccagatggaatgagaggagatcTCAATAGCACGTCCCCTTGCAGTGTGGAAGATAATGTCATCTAAAGTGATAGTTGTAATAACCTTGCGGATTTTCGATGAAATGTGGTTTCTCTTGACAATAAGAGCACGAAAACAACTTGTAAAATAATAACGAAAAACGTTATATGGTGTCctctgggtggggggggggggggggcgcttcaCGAAGCTCGCTATATTTACACTCACTATATGGTCCCCCATGCTCGCCTGCAAGCCAAACCGCGGGACAAACTTCTTCCTTTTCCTCTCAATTTACAAGTTCGCCCGCAGGCAGCGTTTTCTCACTTCATCGGAATAACACAACAGAAGGATGTCTACTCTCAACAGAAAGATTATTAATACCCCATCTGCACCTGCGGCAATTGGTCCATACAGgtaacaaaaaacattattaaaacggGGTTAAAAGGACTGTTTGAATCGTCTGCTCGTGTTATGGCAGAGGCGGGTCTACTCACTGGACAATGACCCCTCATATAAGCAGTGACTTTTAGAAGACAGGCAGCAAAGTCCAAAACACTCTTTTGACGAACAACTGGTGATTCAGAATGGCAACAATTCGTCGGCAGATTACGTACACAGCCAAAGCGCCAGTCAGGCAAGGAATATACAGGTAAACTAATTGAAATGGACAGATTTACACAGTGCTATTACCTACGGTAGGTTGGATTGTTTTATAATGTAGCAGCACATATTCAGGGGGAGTTCCTGTTTTAACCAATCGGCAGTCAGTGGGCGGAGTCCGGCCAATTGTTGCCCTACACGAGGACTTTGAAAGGACAATTTATACAAATGGTCTCCTTTTTACGACGTTGACAACCTCATACAAACAGTTTTAAAACTAGCCATCACTTGACGATTTACTCATGTTGTTTAGTTGTAATTCACCCTAGCCGCCACTAGAGACGCTGTAGAAAACAATTGTGTGATCACATAACAGAGATTAGCATGAGGTTAATGCTAAACATTAAACACATATTGAGAGTGTCAATGACTTATCGTTTTATCTTACATAACTGCCAATAAACTCTAACTTCTATGCGGGTAAATACGTTGCTTTACTTCGGAATCGTTAGCTTAGCCTGTTGCAGACGCAGCATTTACCTGTATGGGTGACGTCACTACAGGTCCAAAAATAACAAACGTTTGGTTATTAATCAGTGGGCTGGTTATATGAGTTGATTTGATATATATTACCCTAACAATTAACCGCGAGTTGCTTTTAGCTCAGTTGTCAATTAAGCAAGCTTGTAGCGAGCCACTTCCGTATGTTGGTGACGTCACTGCAGGTCCTTAAATCCcgctgaacaaaaataacaaacgtTAGGTTATTAATCGTTGGGCTGGTTacatgattttatatatatttgatatttgatatatattaCCCTAATAATTGCTTTTAGCTCAGTTGTCAATTGAGCAAGCTTGTAGCAAGCCACTTCCGTATATTGGTGACGTCACTGCAGGTCCTTAAATCCCGCTGGACAAAAATAACAAACGTTAGGTTATTAATCGTTGGGCTGGTTACATGATttgatatatatttgatattgatatttgatatatattaCCCTAATAATTGCTTTTAGCTCAGTTGTCAATTGAGCAAGCTTGTAGCAAGCCACTTCCGTATATTGGTGACGTCACTGCAGGTCCTTAAAGCCCCACTGCACGCAGCACAACTATGTGCCAGACGATGTAAGGATGTTCTTACCTGGAATGACTAAAGAATGATTCCTCTGTGTTCTGCAGTCAGGCGGTGCTTGTGGACAGAACCTTGTACATCTCTGGTCAGCTGGGGATGGACGTGGCGTCTGGTCAGCTGGTCGATGGAGGGGTGCAGGCTCAGGCCAAACAGGTGAAGAAGCATGcagtatatcatatcatataatacACACCCAACAGACGGACTTCATGTTATTTGTTATGGATGTTCTTCCACAGGCTTTGGTCAACATGGGGGAGATTCTGAAAGCGTCTGGCTGCGACTACAGCAATGGTGACGTCTCACGACTACTCCTGCTACTAATATTTCTCCCCTGCTTTTATGAAACAAATATCGTGACTTGGCCTTCTGTCTATTCCAGTGGTGAAGACGACTGTGCTGCTTGCAGACATTAACGACTTCAACAGCGTCAATGAAGTGTACAAGACATGTGAGTGGACGCCTCTGTGACTGACACCTACTATACACGAGGCCCCTCACTCACACTGTCCTGTATGAATGGATTACCCGTGAAATGGAAGCTACGGCGCCCACCCGGCTGAAAGCCGACACTCGCAGGAGGTCACGTTACACTGACCTCCTGCAGCCCTGAATAACCAGCAGAAGCGCCATCCGTTTATTGTTTAACAGAAGTGGGCGTGGCTAGTATATGGCAATTTTATCACTGCCCAAGGAGGCAGTTATGATTGAATTCCGCCTAGCAACAAATGTCatcaccagaaaaaaatattacaatgacATGCGTTTCTGGAATTTatgattttgtaattttttttgttgcagtttTCAGCAGCCAATTCCCTGCCAGAGCCGCCTATCAAGTGGCAGCGCTCCCCCGAGTGAGTACTTGAAGTACCCTTGAGCAGAATAACACACTGATTTTCACCCTCCAACAGGACTCTATTTTTAGTTGTACCGATTTGGGTTGAACTGTGGTGTTTCTCTCCTCAGGGCGGTCTGGTGGAAATCGAGGCGGTGGCGGTCCTTGGCCCTCTCGCCGATTCCTGACTAGCCGGAAAAATCACTAACAAGTTATAGCACAACTATCAAGATTAGAATTTATTTCCACACATTTTCTAATGTGTGCCTGTTAA comes from the Doryrhamphus excisus isolate RoL2022-K1 chromosome 14, RoL_Dexc_1.0, whole genome shotgun sequence genome and includes:
- the polr2k gene encoding DNA-directed RNA polymerases I, II, and III subunit RPABC4 isoform X2, with product MDPPREVQPPKQQPMFYICGECHKENEIKARDPIRCRECGYRIMYKKRTNRLVVFDAR
- the polr2k gene encoding DNA-directed RNA polymerases I, II, and III subunit RPABC4 isoform X1, producing the protein MTLSSTLQGDVLLRSPLIPSGSVHKMDPPREVQPPKQQPMFYICGECHKENEIKARDPIRCRECGYRIMYKKRTNRLVVFDAR
- the stk3 gene encoding serine/threonine-protein kinase 3; protein product: MDPSAPKSKLKKLSEDSLTKQPEEVFDVLEKLGEGSYGSVFKAIHKESGQVVAIKQVPVESDLQEIIKEISIMQQCDSPYVVKYYGSYFKNTDLWIVMEYCGAGSVSDIIRLRNKTLTEDEIATILKSTLKGLEYLHFMRKIHRDIKAGNILLNTEGHAKLADFGVAGQLTDTMAKRNTVIGTPFWMAPEVIQEIGYNCVADIWSLGITSIEMAEGKPPYADIHPMRAIFMIPTNPPPTFRKPELWSDDFTDFVKKCLVKNPEQRVTATQLLQHPFISQAKPVTILRDLITEAMEMKAKRQQEQQRELEEEDDNSEEETEVDSHTMVKSGSEGAGTMRATSTMSDGAQTMIEHGNTMLESDLGTMVINSDEEEEEEDQRSMRRHATPQQPLRPSFMDYFDKQDSNKAAQQQHQHQHQQENYNHNQPQEQPGYHIQSKNIFPDNWKVPQDGDFDFLKNLDFEELQMRLSALDPMMEREIEELRQRYTAKRQPILDAMDAKKRRQQNF
- the LOC131101877 gene encoding 2-iminobutanoate/2-iminopropanoate deaminase-like isoform X1 → MSTLNRKIINTPSAPAAIGPYSQAVLVDRTLYISGQLGMDVASGQLVDGGVQAQAKQALVNMGEILKASGCDYSNVVKTTVLLADINDFNSVNEVYKTFFSSQFPARAAYQVAALPRGGLVEIEAVAVLGPLADS
- the LOC131101877 gene encoding 2-iminobutanoate/2-iminopropanoate deaminase-like isoform X2, translated to MATIRRQITYTAKAPVRQGIYSQAVLVDRTLYISGQLGMDVASGQLVDGGVQAQAKQALVNMGEILKASGCDYSNVVKTTVLLADINDFNSVNEVYKTFFSSQFPARAAYQVAALPRGGLVEIEAVAVLGPLADS